A genomic segment from Ciconia boyciana chromosome 5, ASM3463844v1, whole genome shotgun sequence encodes:
- the SMAD1 gene encoding mothers against decapentaplegic homolog 1, which translates to MNVTSLFSFTSPAVKRLLGWKQGDEEEKWAEKAVDALVKKLKKKKGAMEELEKALSCPGQPSNCVTIPRSLDGRLQVSHRKGLPHVIYCRVWRWPDLQSHHELKPLECCEFPFGSKQKEVCINPYHYKRVESPVLPPVLVPRHSEYNPQHSLLAQFRNLGQNEPHMPHNATFPDSFQQPNSHPFPHSPNSSYPNSPGSSSSTYPHSPTSSDPGSPFQMPADTPPPAYLPPEDQMTHDTSQPMDTNMMAPAIPPDIHRGDVQAVAYEEPKHWCSIVYYELNNRVGEAFHASSTSVLVDGFTDPSNNKNRFCLGLLSNVNRNSTIENTRRHIGKGVHLYYVGGEVYAECLSDSSIFVQSRNCNYHHGFHPTTVCKIPSGCSLKIFNNQEFAQLLAQSVNHGFETVYELTKMCTLRMSFVKGWGAEYHRQDVTSTPCWIEIHLHGPLQWLDKVLTQMGSPHNPISSVS; encoded by the exons ATGAATGTGACAAGTTTATTCTCCTTCACCAGCCCAGCAGTGAAGAGGCTGTTGGGATGGAAGCAGggggatgaagaagaaaaatgggcaGAGAAAGCTGTTGATGCATTAGTGAAAaaattgaagaagaaaaaaggtgctATGGAGGAGCTGGAAAAAGCGTTAAGCTGTCCTGGTCAGCCCAGCAACTGTGTCACAATTCCTCGTTCCTTGGACGGCAGACTTCAGGTTTCGCACCGGAAAGGGCTACCACATGTAATTTACTGTAGAGTGTGGCGGTGGCCAGACCTGCAGAGCCATCATGAACTGAAACCACTGGAATGCTGCGAGTTTCCCTTTGGTTCAAAACAGAAGGAGGTTTGCATCAATCCCTACCACTACAAGCGGGTAGAGAGTCCTG tccTTCCTCCGGTGCTGGTTCCAAGGCACAGTGAGTACAACCCTCAGCACAGCCTCTTGGCCCAGTTCCGCAACCTGGGACAAAATGAGCCCCACATGCCACACAACGCTACTTTCCCGGACTCTTTTCAGCAACCCAATAGTCACCCGTTCCCCCACTCGCCCAACAGCAGCTATCCAAACTCGCCTGGAAGCAGCAGTAGCACCTACCCGCATTCTCCAACCAGCTCAGACCCGGGAAGTCCTTTCCAGATGCCAG CTGATACTCCCCCTCCTGCTTACCTGCCTCCGGAAGATCAGATGACACACGATACCTCCCAGCCAATGGATACCAACATGATGGCACCCGCAATTCCCCCTGACATACACAGAGGAG ATGTTCAGGCAGTTGCTTACGAAGAGCCGAAGCATTGGTGCTCCATTGTCTACTATGAGCTGAATAATCGCGTTGGGGAGGCGTTCCACGCTTCTTCCACCAGCGTCCTGGTGGATGGCTTCACTGATCCTTCAAACAACAAGAACAGATTTTGCCTGGGGCTGCTCTCGAACGTTAACCGCAACTCCACCATTGAGAACACTAGGCGGCATATTGGCAAAG GTGTTCATCTCTATTATGTTGGTGGGGAAGTGTATGCTGAATGTCTTAGCGACAGCAGTATTTTTGTGCAAAGTCGGAACTGCAACTACCATCATGGGTTCCATCCCACCACGGTCTGCAAAATCCCCAGTGGCTGCAGTTTGAAGATTTTCAATAATCAAGAGTTTGCTCAGCTTTTGGCTCAGTCAGTGAACCATGGCTTTGAGACAGTGTATGAGCTTACTAAGATGTGCACTCTCCGTATGAGTTTTGTAAAG GGTTGGGGAGCTGAATATCATCGCCAAGATGTAACAAGCACTCCATGCTGGATAGAGATACATCTTCATGGTCCTCTTCAGTGGCTGGATAAAGTACTTACTCAGATGGGCTCTCCTCATAATCCTATTTCTTCAGTGTCTTAA